GTCGATGCATCCTCTGCCCGGGCTTCGTTTGATCCCGAATCTGTTCATCTTGAACCTGGGATTGCTATCACCGAACATAGCATTGAATTGGTGGATGGTAGTGATAGTTCGAAATTGATGCTGACCATCCTAGACACTCCTGGATTCGGTGACAATTTCGACAATGAAGTATGTTTCCAGGAGATCAGCAACTACGTTGAAAACCAGTTTGACAGTGTGCTGGCAGAGGAGACTCGAATAAGAAGAAATCCCAGATTCGAAGACACAAGAATTCATGCCTGTCTTTATTTCATCACCCCTACAGGGCATGGTTTGAGAGAATTGGATGTGGAAACAATGAAACGTCTTTCTAAATACTTGAATGTCATTCCAGTTATTGGAAGAGCAGACTCTTTCACCCCTTCAgagttgaaacttttcaagcAGAGAATTGTTAGTGACATTGCCAGGTACAACATCCCCGTATATCAGTTTACCTATGAcgaggatgaagatgatgaggaaaCAATCAGGGAAAATAAGTTTCTTGCGTCCATTCAACCGTTCGCCATAGTTGCTTCCGAAGAGGATGTAGTTATTGACGGAGTGACCACAAAAGGAAGGAAGTACCCATGGGGTTCGGTAGATATTTACAATCCAGCGGTGTCAGACTTTgctcttttgaaatctgTTCTTCTGGGCTCACATTTACAGgacttgaaagatttgacCCACGATTTCCTTTATGAGATGTACAGAACTGAGAGACTTACATCTGTCACAAGCGAAAGCTCGGGCATCTCCTCAACCAGAGCGAGAGAACCCCCATCGTTGTCAAATCTAGCTGCTATAACGGCATCTCAATCGATAACGCCTaacaatgaaaatgacaaGATAATGCACGAATCGTTAAAGAGTAATGAGAGCGTTGGTCAACCAGTTGATTCCGTTTCTGATAAATCAGCCTCTACAGTAGCCACGCCTACATCAAAACAATCATCAGTGTTTAGGAAATCCGTATCTCCTTCTAAATACGATGGTGCTTCCATTGCATCATCTCCAACTATTCCTCAACAGCAACGGTCACAGTTGCGTATTTTATCAGAAACAGTACCCTACGTGCTCAAACATGAGCGATTAGCCAGTCGTCAACAGAAGTTACAGGAACTAGAGAACAGATCTGCCAAAGAACTGTCGCTCAGAGCTGCGGcattggaaaagaaagcaacTGAGTTAAAGCTTAGAGAAAAGTTGCTTCTCAAGCAGTTAGAACAGGAAAAACAACTAAACGACACTGCTTCGGAAGTTGATTCCGTTCACAtcaaaaaggaagagaCATTGACGAATCTCCACTCTATTGTCAGCAATAGCTCTCAAGATGGACAAAAGTAGAATTAATATTAGGTTACATATTATTACAATAAAACTTTGGATGCTTCACATTCAAAGCTCTTGGCCTATTTATAAGACGTATGAGGTTGACCAGTGGTTTGGTAATTGTAGGATGTATTCcttctgttgttgctgttaCGCACACCCAGAggattcttggaaaaacttAGACGAATACCACCTTTACTGGAACATCTTAACGAGGTACCATATAGGTTAGCCAGAGCTTCTGCGGCTTCAGTTATGCTGTTAAACTCGACGAAGCACATAGGGCCTCCACCTCCTCCACTACTTCCACTGATTGAAgtcttgttcttgaaagaaagacGTCTGAATCCCTTTACTGGAGTGAAAAGAGATCTTAACTCAGCTTCTGTAGCGTCACCAGGTAGATTTCCTACATACAATGTATTGCATGGTGGGTTTTGGTCTGCTGGGTTGGCAGGTGGGGGAATACGCATGAGTAGAGATAGATCGACACCACTAGAATTTTTATCTGGTGAAGCGGTTTGGCTTCCGCCCTGTGACTGATCCTGAGACTGCTGAGATGGTGGTTGAAATGTTTGAGATTGTTGGTTTGGTTGAGAgggttgttgttgctgcgGCGGCTTCTGTggctgctgctgctgttgctgttgttgttgttgttgctgctgttgctgctgttgctgttgcgACGTTTGatgctgctgctgttgttgtaaCTGTGAAGGCTGGGTTTTTAAAGCCTGTGGCGGTTGAGGTGTTTGCTGCGGTTGtggatgttgttgttgggAAGGCTGCTGGTGTGGTGGTGGTTGTTGAAGCTGGCCATTCTGGAATGGAGAGTTCAAGGATGGAACTTGAGGGCCTTGAGGAGCAGGTTGGCCTTGGACATTGTTCAAGACTAATTGACCAGTACTGGACTGGTTGAAAAAgtgttgttgttgatgcTGAGAAGGTGGTGGGCCCGAATGCTGCGACTGAGGTTGATGTTGGGACTGTGGTTGAGTCCATGGATTGACAAGGGAGGACTGGGCTGGGGAATTCAAGTCAATAGAATCAATCCCAGTAGATTGGTTATTGACTTGACTGAAAGGGTCGCTGAACAAAAATCTGGAGCGCTGACTACCAATTGAAGGGCGCTTCAGTGTTGCCGACACAGAAGAAGTATTGGGGGGCGACAATGAGTTAAATGAGCCCAATAATGGTGAGTTGATGATGGAATTTGCACGGTGTCTTAATTCGGACTTAATAGGAGCAAAATGAGGCCCGAAAACCTGTTTATTATCGAGTAGCTGCGCAACAGATTGTGCAGTGAGGAAATTGTTAAAGCGGGCAATAATCAGTGGAGCTTGTGTATCAGTGTCCTCAACCAAGTCTATAGCAACAAGGTCGGTGGTAAGCGCAAACACAGCGTATGCTTCTCGTAAAGTGACATCTGGAGGCAAATGAGTCAACCGTAGAATGTATCCTGACTGCGGTGCTGGTGCTGAATGGGTAGATGGTCCTAAAGTCAATTTGAGCAATGAGCTATTGAGTGGGTCAGAGCCCATTTCAGATTCTGTTGAGGGCATCATGCAATGATGATTAAATGGATATAACACAGGTCACAGTGCAAACGATGCTATGTTTGGTGAATATTCTTTGAACACTTCCTTAGTGGTTGTGAATCTTGGGATGATGGTATGTTGACTTATACGCGTTCGGGGTGACCAGATAGAAAATAACTTgagaataaaaaaaaatgcaAACTTGCAGAAACTCCAAGTGACGCCTGCTTAATCGGATGAGCTTAAGCTATAAGCGTAGTATGATGGAAATTTGAAGTTGGATTAAGACTTTAAGTCGATGTAGTCTCCTATCAAGTAATTTGTCGAATGAAATGGTTTGTTTGTTAAAGGACTCAAAGGTTACGTAAAAGCTGGTTTACTTAGTGAGTGGCGCACATATGACTACCAGATTAGGAAAAGATGGCTGGTTACCCGGGAGTTCCACGTCGTTACCCGGATAAGAATCCTATTCAAATGTAGCCTAGAAGGGTTAATTTTTTGAATGTTCTGCGAAAAGCCACCGTTGAGCAACTTCTGTTCGTCGTGCCCCATTCGAAAAGAATTTAATATctggagaaagaagcaaagGTCAGGCGCCAGGCCCTATTAACAGCCCCTTATTTTTCAgggttttttttttttggggTGAACACACACCTCAAGAGCCACCCTCGAACAACAGTTGAACATGTCTCCAACTAATCTAGGTAGTAGCCCTTTTCAGTGGACGGTGTTGTAGCAATAAGTTTTGCTTGATCTCCTCTCGTCGGTTGACTCCACTTACACTAATGAGTTATCCCCTAGGTCTGGGTCGTACAGCTTATAGGTTCATCCCGAGGTCAATCTGTTCAAGACGATCCATCTCATCCCATGCATTACCTCCAACGCCCTCCAACTCACCACCAGCAGGAGATTTATTCACCAAACTGCTGAACGAACGCATCATATATTTAGCAGGAGGCATTGATGATGCGCAAGCAACATCTATCACGGCTCAATTGCTGTATCTGGAATCGCAGTCAACGTCGAAACAAATCAACATTTACATCAACTCACCAGGAGGTTCTGTCACGGCAGGGCTGGCCATCTACGACACAATCCAGTATATCCGAGCGCCAGTTTCCACGGTTTGCTTAGGACAGGCATGCTCCATGGCATCCCTCTTGCTTGCAAGCGGAACGCATGGCAAACGTTTGATCTTGCCAAACGCTACCATAATGGTGCATCAACCATCTTCGGCAAACGGAATTAAGGGACAGGCCACTGATATCGAGATATATGCCCGTCATATCATCAATACCAAACAGAAATTGCAAACTTTATACCTAAAACACATGTCTCCAACCATGACGGTGGATGAAATCACTGCACTTTTGGAGAGAGATCGGTTCATGGAGCCAGAGGAGGCAGTGTCTCTTGGACTGGCGGACCGTGTATTAGAGAGGAAACCCCCGGTTGTATCTGACTAACCTAATTGTTCAATGTTTTGATTATCTTCAGGATCTCAGAGCCAATGCTGGAACTCTTGTATTCAAACGCCAAATCTGCAAACCAGGTGGATTGACAAATGTCCTTCACGGTATAACGTGTTGCGTTGTCAGGGTTTAGACACTTCAAGATGCAATCACGTGGATTGTATGGAAGTTGTCGGAAAGGTTTCAAAGCAGCTTTCCGTATGTAGTTGTTGTTCAAATCGGATGACTTGATTGAGTGGAGTCTATTGTCGGTGTAGAAAAGAGAGTAGTCTTCATAAATAGGGTCTTGCGGTGTCGCAGAGTTCCATGGTTGACAGGTCAAAGCAATAACAAAATATAGAATTCCCAGAGACCACACGTCGTATTTCTTCATCGCTTGGGGAGAaggtttcttctttgaggAGAATATTTCCGGTGCCATGAACGATTTTGTCCCGACTACTTGCGTCTTGTGTTCATTTTTTGCATTCTCTGGTTCCTCGCCCACTATGGTTCCCAAATGTACGATTGGGTGGTCTGAATTTTCCAAGGAAACATCCCTAGCAAACCCAAAATCACACAGAATCAACTGTCCGTTGCCGTCTATCAGGATATTCTCTGGTTTAATGTCCATATGAACTATATTTTGGGCATGCAAAAGGTTTATTATATTCACTACCTTCATAAAAATGAGATCTCGCAATACCTGCGGAACACTCAGTTTTTGCTTCCGTATCCTGACGAGGAACGATAGAAGGTCACCGTTGGGATAAAAGGGTAATATCAACGTTGTCGACGAACCGTCTTCCTCATATAGAAGATCAATCACCTTGCAAACGTTTTCGTTGTTCTTGCCAGCTTTCTTGATCAGACCAGCTTCATGCTTACATAAGTAAAGAGGTTTAGtcattttctttgcaaCAACTAAAACGCCGTGGTATTCGGCCTTGTAAATAATCCCTTCGAGACCAGTTGATATGGGCTGGTCTGGCAGCACCTTTAAGGACGAGCCTTCCACTGGCTTCTCTGATATATCTGTGTCTTGATCCATCTAGGGTGGGAAGATGTAAAAAGTAAGGTGTTTTTTTCGAGCCACAGCACGCCCATCCTAACGTCTTTAATGCCTTCCCGTTTGCCCAAACTCTAATTCTCTGTCGGGCTCCACTACTCCAAGGGGTTTCATTCCGTCGACTGGAGGGCTCTGGTCGAGTGGTGGAGAGAGCTCATCCATCTCGCGGTGTACCTGGGTAAGCTCAGATGGGTTTCGTAGTAACTGTTTTTCGGCCATTATGCGCACGGCTACTTAGCGAGTTTTCTAGCAGAGACATTCGATGGTTTTCCACTGATATCCTCTTATCTTGAGCAAATTAGTTTTTCAATGGCACAGCATTTGGCCCATTGGACAATGATAGTTGAGTTTGAGCCGTCGGTGTTAAGAGAGCGTATTTCCGTTAGTTGTAGGAACACCGTTTAAAGGTACATTATGCGATTACGACtatcttgaaaaagccaaGACTTATCAATAAGATCGTTGGAAGGGCCTACTGATAGAGATTTAGTAAGATTATATAATTACGAGCATGAGTACCGAAGAGCATGGTTTTTCCTTCCCAGTCCCGCTCGACGACGGTTTCCCTAACAATTCAATCATCAATGTCCTGACTTCTTAACCTGTTCTTCGTACTCCCTTTCCCTTGCCTTCTATCGCTGTCAACGGCCCAATCTCCCGTCCTTCAAAGCACAGAACTATCTAACCTCATTTCATCATTAATCGCTGGGGTCTGAAATTTTTCGAGAAACCAAAGTGAGCAAATATATGAGCACATTAGAAGAGCATTTATGTACAGAGTATATATAGCCTTCATGACAATATAAATTCGTCTAGCACTCATTGGCCTGAACGTGTATTCGTGACATGAAGTTGGGTATTTGTTTTCTCTGGATTTTCCTGGTTCAGCTGCAAGCATCGCTGGCAGTTACCATAATTGACTCTCAACTGGCTTCAGCATGTACCTATTACTTCAATAAGTTTGACTGGGGCTGTGACAACACAGGAACAGGTCACATGGCTGGATGGCCTTGTAGATGTGCGAGTGATTACTATCTCGCTAGCGTCGCCAATTGTGTCGAAGACGTTCCAGGGTTCTCAAATCATCAGAGGAAACATGCGTTGAAACATGTTAAATCTCGTTGTCTCCTCAAAGGTGAGAGGAATTTCCCGGTAAGTCTCCTGAAGGAACTGTATGATGAAACCAAGGATAACCTAGTTGATCCTCACGAGTTTCTGAATATGACAGACCCAACAGAGCTGAATGTTCCAGTCAACCAAACCCTGTACTACAATGATGCTGATTTTGCGATTTATCTGAGAACTTTCGTACAGTTCACAGACCATGTTCTTCTCACTCAATGGTTATCCTGGGGATTGAATTATTACTGGTGCTTTATCATATTTTTGGGTCTTTTGAATCAGATTAACAGACACTTTATTGGTCTGTCTTTGCCTATGGGCaccttttttcaaaagtatgTTCAGCTTCCTGGACTGTTCTCTAACAAGTTTCGTGAGCCTGtaagattttggaaatacCTGAGTGTCCACCTCCCTACCAGGCTGCAACTTTTAATTTTGATTCCTTTCATTATCTACACGGTGTTAGCGACTGCCCTGCACTATGAAGTCGAACTTCCGAATGTCTACATCAACGAGTCGTACTTTCTGACTTTGGATCTCATAGGGTATAGATCGGGTATCATGTCATTTGCCTTGCTCCCGACTG
This is a stretch of genomic DNA from Komagataella phaffii GS115 chromosome 3, complete sequence. It encodes these proteins:
- a CDS encoding One of five related septins (Cdc3p, Cdc10p, Cdc11p, Cdc12p, Shs1p), which encodes MLTDTFSFSTTNMYNKESALLRRKKDVKKGTKFTFMVCGAMGTGKSTFINSLVHQHLVPKRFEHNASDSLPKTLSFFNIEGAAVDASSARASFDPESVHLEPGIAITEHSIELVDGSDSSKLMLTILDTPGFGDNFDNEVCFQEISNYVENQFDSVLAEETRIRRNPRFEDTRIHACLYFITPTGHGLRELDVETMKRLSKYLNVIPVIGRADSFTPSELKLFKQRIVSDIARYNIPVYQFTYDEDEDDEETIRENKFLASIQPFAIVASEEDVVIDGVTTKGRKYPWGSVDIYNPAVSDFALLKSVLLGSHLQDLKDLTHDFLYEMYRTERLTSVTSESSGISSTRAREPPSLSNLAAITASQSITPNNENDKIMHESLKSNESVGQPVDSVSDKSASTVATPTSKQSSVFRKSVSPSKYDGASIASSPTIPQQQRSQLRILSETVPYVLKHERLASRQQKLQELENRSAKELSLRAAALEKKATELKLREKLLLKQLEQEKQLNDTASEVDSVHIKKEETLTNLHSIVSNSSQDGQK
- a CDS encoding RNA binding protein that sequesters CLN3 mRNA in cytoplasmic foci, which codes for MMPSTESEMGSDPLNSSLLKLTLGPSTHSAPAPQSGYILRLTHLPPDVTLREAYAVFALTTDLVAIDLVEDTDTQAPLIIARFNNFLTAQSVAQLLDNKQVFGPHFAPIKSELRHRANSIINSPLLGSFNSLSPPNTSSVSATLKRPSIGSQRSRFLFSDPFSQVNNQSTGIDSIDLNSPAQSSLVNPWTQPQSQHQPQSQHSGPPPSQHQQQHFFNQSSTGQLVLNNVQGQPAPQGPQVPSLNSPFQNGQLQQPPPHQQPSQQQHPQPQQTPQPPQALKTQPSQLQQQQQHQTSQQQQQQQQQQQQQQQQQQQPQKPPQQQQPSQPNQQSQTFQPPSQQSQDQSQGGSQTASPDKNSSGVDLSLLMRIPPPANPADQNPPCNTLYVGNLPGDATEAELRSLFTPVKGFRRLSFKNKTSISGSSGGGGGPMCFVEFNSITEAAEALANLYGTSLRCSSKGGIRLSFSKNPLGVRNSNNRRNTSYNYQTTGQPHTSYK